A window from Amblyomma americanum isolate KBUSLIRL-KWMA chromosome 7, ASM5285725v1, whole genome shotgun sequence encodes these proteins:
- the LOC144097961 gene encoding tubulin beta-4B chain-like: protein MREIVHVQAGQCGNQIGAKFWEVISDEHGIDPFGAYHGDSDVQIERINVYYNEASGGKYVPRAILVDLEPGTMDSVRSGPFGQLFRPDNFVFGQSGAGNNWAKGHYTEGAELVDSVLDVVRKEAEDCDCLQGFQLTHSLGGGTGSGMGTLLISKIREEYPDRIINTFSVVPSPKVSDTVVEPYNATLSVHQLVENTDETFCIDNEALYDICFRTLKLTTPTYGDLNHLVSATMSGVTTCLRFPGQLNADLRKLAVNMVPFPRLHFFMPGFAPLTSRGSQQYRALTVPELTQQMFDAKNMMAACDPRQGRYLTVAAVFRGRMSMREVDEQMLNIQNKHSGQFVEWIPNNVKTAVCDIPPRGLKMSATFIGNSTAIQELFKRISEQFTAMFRRKAFLHWYTGEGMDEMEFTEAESNMNDLVSEYQQYQEATVDDEGEFDATLAEDL from the exons ATGAGGGAGATCGTCCACGTCCAAGCGGGCCAGTGCGGCAACCAAATCGGCGCCAAA TTTTGGGAAGTCATATCGGACGAGCATGGAATCGATCCTTTTGGCGCCTATCATGGAGACTCTGACGTTCAGATAGAGCGTATAAATGTATATTACAACGAAGCGTCTG GAGGTAAATAtgtgcctcgggccatcctggttgacctGGAACCGGGAACCATGGACTCTGTGCGCTCGGGACCCTTTGGGCAGCTCTTCCGTCCGGACAACTTTGTGTTCG GACAGAGCGGGGCtggcaacaactgggccaagggccactacacggAGGGCGCCgaactggtggactcggtgctcgacgtcGTCCGCAAGGAAGCCGAGGACTGCGATTGCTTGCAGGGTTTCCAGCTCACGCATTCCCTGGGCGGCGGCACTGGATCTGGCATGGGAACACTGCTGATCTCGAAGATCCGggaagagtaccccgatcgcattATCAACACATTCAGCGTTGTTCCATCCCCCAAG GTTTCGGACACCGTCGTCGAGCCTTACAATGCCACCCTCTCAGTTCACCAGCTTGTGGAAAACACAGACGAAACCTTCTGCATCGACAACGAGGCGCTCTATGACATCTGCTTCCGAACGCTTAAGCTCACAACCCCAACCTATGGAGACCTCAACCACTTGGTTTCTGCGACAATGTCGGGTGTCACTACATGTCTCAG GTTTCCAGGACAGCTGAACGCCGATCTTCGCAAACTGGCCgtgaacatggtgcccttcccgcgCCTCCACTTCTTCATGCCTGGCTTCGCTCCACTCACTTCCCGCGGAAGCCAGCAGTACCGGGCTCTGACGGTGCCGGAactgacgcaacagatgttcgacgccaaaaacatgatggctgcttgcgacccccgccaaGGCCGTTACCTGACGGTGGCTGCTGTGTTCAGGGGCCGAATGAGTATGCGCGAAGTGGATGAACAGATGCTCAACATCCAGAACAAACACTCGGGCCAGTTCGTCGAGTGGATCCCGAACAACGTAAAGACTGCCGTGTGCGACATCCCACCTCGCGGTCTCAAGATGTCTGCTACCTTCATTGGtaacagcacagccattcaggAGTTGTTCAAGCGGATCTCTGAGCAGTTCACTG CCATGTTCCGTCGCAAGGCGTTTTTGCACTGGTATACCGGGGAGGGAATGGACGAAATGGAGTTCACCGAGGCAGAGTCCAACATGAACGACCTGGTTTCAGAGTACCagcagtaccaggaggccacGGTTGACGACGAGGGAGAGTTCGACGCGACACTGGCAGAGGATTTGTGA